The sequence TTATACAAAATGGTGATGCTGATGATTTTTATCATCGGTAGTGGTAGTTGTAGGGTCTATAAGGAAGTAGGCCTAGCAGCAGTAGTgataacagcagcagcagcagcagcagcagtatcCATAATAGTAGAAATGCTAGTAGAAcgtaatagtagtaatagtagtagtagtagaagaagaagaagaagaattatagtagtagtagtagtagtagtagtagtggtagtagtagtagtagtagtagtagaagtagtagcagtagtagtagaagtagtagtagcagtagtagcagcagtagtagtagtagtagtagtagaagtagtagcagtcgtagtagaagtagtagtagcagtagtagcagcagtagtagtagtagcagtagcagtagaagtagtagaagtagaagtagtaatagtagtagcagtagtagtagtagtagtagtagtacatattagtagtagcagtagcagcagcagcagcagttaTAGTAGTAGTTTTATTGTTAATAGCAccgtttgctttgtttttttaatttcaactACGTCATACAGACTTACATAAGCATGAGGAACGGGACGTGGGTGATAACGCGTACTGGTCCGCTGGGATGGCCTCGAGACCTTTTCCTCAATCGCCGCTTCAACTTTCTCCTCCCGGAGTGGTACCGGCGCAGCGTAGTCGAAAAGGATCTGGCAACACGGCTCAACTCGGACAACCTCGGACTGAAGTCGACCCGGAAGCTATTCTGCTCAGAGGTTATGGTCAACGACGACATTGCTAACAGGTAAAATGTGAACCAAGAGATACGTATCTAGAAGTTCCACGTGTATGTCTTTTGATTTTATCTCTGTTTTTATAGACAGCGTCCTTATTACAATTAAATTAATGTTCAGATTTGGATGTACGCTAATGGAGATTGAATGGACTGACTCCATTGTCGGTAATGAGTGAGTTTATTAGCATTTCGATGAACAGACTTCGTGTCAACATGGGATTAATCCCCCCTGAACTAGATCCGTGTcatgaaacaacaaaaaataaacataaaactatttttttttttaaaaaaacagtAGTTTTCGAGTGTAAGAAACGTCTGATTATGCTCCTCACTCCAATCACTCCAAgatgttttgttccagtgttccacgtcttacaagcttgacttttttagtggaacactgttttccatcattgtgattatttactgtttttgttgccatggcaaagtacattgtttcttttctatgacatcattcgtgcatacatgtatactttatattgtatttgaagaaaaaaaaatccttatcagacgagtgtaagaaaaatgaaaaaattgtatcactttggattatgtcaattttttcttttcttttgacgatggaaataaactattgaattgaagaTTTGCTCGCCGCTCTATTCGCGTTAGAGGCCAGATAAAGTTTAGAAGAACAATAATATTTGCTATGATGTTCAGCTgaagaaataaaagtaaaatgaCAAACCAGTATCTTTGCGTCTTCTATGGCTTCATCATATAGCTTGTCTTACTTGAAACCTAATACAAACCTGTAATATTTATTGTTCGATGAGATCCGTGATTATGACGTTATTACTGTTACGTTGCACATGAAAACGCCATGATCTCATTTATATTCGACTCGCCTCGTTTGTTCTTACACTATTTAGAATCTTTTGCGGCGCAGTGTCAGCTAAACCCGGCATCAAACACTTCACCAAAAGGGGGGTCGTCTTCACAGACGGGACGAAAATCGACGACCTGGACGTTGTCATCTACGCTACCGGCTACAACATCAAAGTGCCTTTCGTTGGAACACACCTCATTGCAGGTACGTTGTTCGTTCACTTTGCTATCAAGTAAACTATATAATAATTATCAACAACAATTTCAACTTTTTgggtgttgttttgttgttttcttttcttttcttttcttttctttttcttcttaccGTCAACCTAGGTTTGACTGCTATTTGATATCTTCCATTACTATGTTGTCCATGGATTCATGTTAACTTCTTTGCATATGGCTTCAACTGGTATGTAGAGCCTACATGTTTTAAAGTTAGACGATAAGTTGTCGTAGTTACAGTACTTATACTGCATCTATAATATTGATGATACATTTGCTGTGCCGTTAGTACCATGTATCCATAAAAATATGCTTTCGTTTATTTCTACTGCATCGTTTCCCACTATGCTGTTACATGTACTACAGTATACTAGTGCGAGTACTACAAATTAGTAAGGTCTTTTCACCAGCTTGAACACAAACAATTATACTTAACTGCTCTTTAACCATCACAATAGTCATAGTAGATACATAGTAGATATCCTGTAAGTGCTTTGTTAACTCATCACATCTCTCTCCTGTCTGTTCCCGCCATGTAGATAAGGTGGAGGAGTTGGACCTCTACATGTACGTGTTCCCGTCAAAGATCAAACACCCGACCTTTGCCTGCATAGGTTTCGTCATGACGATCGGCGCCCACGCGCCCGTCTTCGAGCTGCAGGCTCGCTGGGCTACTCAGGTCTTCAAAGGCAAGGTTCCCCTGCCTAGCCAGCAGGTCATGGCCACAGACATCGCTATGAAGAGGAAATTTCTCTACGAACGATACGGCAAGCACATCATCTTCGTAAGTTATGAGAGCGCTGTCCTTACAATGTAACACATATTTGCAAAAAATCAATACAGCATTGTAATCAAGTAAAATGCTGTGAATTCAAATACAATAGATGTCGTGACTTTTACGACAAATACCGAACCAAAATTGATTCGAAATGGAGGTGACTGCTGCAGAGCAAAACTTGCAGCTTGCAGTCTCCTCATAAACAATAACTAATACCTAATGATTGAACTGTTTAGACGACGCAAATTGCCTTAGAAAAgagaagacaaaaagaaatacacacacacaaataaacaaaaggcAGTTCTCttgtaacgaaaaaaaaaagagaatgaaaaaaaaaataacaaaccgTGGAAGGAACAGGGAAAGGGGGCAAAATTATACTCATGAGCATTATCATTATCCCGCGTGTTTGCTTTGCTGTAGTTATGTAGGCGTGATGTATCTTGATTTTCCCCTATTTTTACCCTGTATCTTCCCATTGTACCCAGATCCCACCGATCCCTTACCAGGATGTCATTGCCAGTAAGATCGGCGCCAAGCCCAACTTCAAACAACTCTTCTTCAAGGATCCCATGCTGGCGCTGAAATGCTTCTTCGGGCCGGCCGTTCCGCCCAGCTACCGGTTGGTGGGTCCTCACACCTGGAGCGGTGCCCGTGACGCCATCATGAACGTGTGGCAGAACACAGTATCTGGAACGAAGTTCCGCGAGACTCCAGTGGGAAACGGTCCCGAGGGGTACCCCCTGGCTTTGAAGCTGATGCTCTTTGTCGCTCTAGTCGCTGGTCTGTGCTTATCTGTGGTATAAGGCAAATGGGCTGACGCGTATTAGCCCTATAGAGTAGGCAATCGTCCgtttgaaataaaataataaaatccaGTAATAGCAATATTGACAATGGAATTGAGTGCAATAAGAGTTTATCCTGTATTTTGAAGACACAGATAATGGAATAAAACGATGACGATAGAATAGAAACATACTTTCATGAATTATCCCCAGTGATCACCGTTGAAAAGTGATGGTCACAATTGGTGAAATATAAGTTTCTTTCTTCCATGCAATCAAGGGTATCCTTCGATGCATTGCAATGTCAGAAATACATATctgttatcataatcatgacatCACCATACAATACAGTGAAGCCCCGTTAATCTTCATTTTTCCACGTGAAATTTGGGAAAATACTTGTTACTATGAATATAATTCAAAGAATGATCGTTGTACACGAAATGATTATACTCAAAAGCAAGTTATAGGGTGTCTAACGCCACTTTTTGTCATGACGTTTGTCTGTACTCGTGTTAAGGTTATGGGAGAGATGTCAGATCGGGTAGTTTCTATACAGTCCTTATGATTTATCCTCAGCCCCAACTGACTTTATACCCAATACTTACTTTTCCATGTACCAAATGGCACTGGCAGGTAGTTACAGAACGCACACGTTGTGAATGCACTGTCACCTAGCTGCGAGCGGGTCAGTCGCAACATCGTTCATTCTCAGAGCACGTGAGTGATAGccaaacaaaatttcatattttattcacATCGCGCATACTCTCTGTTTACTTGATGTTTTAACCCTCTTCTAATTTCGAGTTTGGGCGATAATTCGAgttctgaccccccccccccccccccattctcagCCGCAGGTGAGGATACATCTTCCCAGTGAACATagtgaaaaaggaaaaataggCAAACGAAAACAACAGCCCACTTTGGGAGCTAACGTAACTTCCTACAAGTTGCATGTCGGTATACAATTAAATCATTGTCACGATTTTCCGTATCACTGTGTGTTGACCCAACAAATTTTTCATGTGAGAAACATGACATTAGATAAACATGaaggaaataaaacaacaaactgTAGATACGTATATCACGTATCATTCTGTGTTAATTGAAAGTGTTTCAACCTAACTTTCTCCGTAAGTAAGTTGAAGTGGGAAGCCACAAGACTTTTGAAATAACGCCCACATTTGCGTTTTGATAAAGGTTTTTGAAGAGAAGGATATGTTTGCAATAATTCGTATATCTGTTTCTTAGTCTGAGAACTGCGTACGCCAATCAGATATTTCCTTCAAATTGTTCTCCAACTTCATATACACGAAAAATGTTAGAATATCTTCcttaatatttttctcaatgaaaaaaaaataaaacaggcGGATATTTATTATATGAATCATATCATTATGCCCGTACGTGAGTTGTAGATAGACTGAAAAAATAAGTTTGCTTTTATCTTAGATGTATCATAATGTGTATCAAATCCTAATTGTACATATAAACAGTAAAGAGTAAATCAATTACTAATATTATCTTTTTCTCTTGAAAATGAATTGTATTGGTGATCACTTAGTATTAAGATTCTATGTCAGTGTTATAACAAATATGAGATCATACCATCATGGTAAGTGTTAAAATGGCACCAACACCAGCACTAGCATCGAACTTGCAACAGTGCTGTGCAGGGACACCATGCTGAACGAGTGTTACCTGTCTTGATGTATTTTTCACGGATTTACGCTAATAATCCGTTCATGTGTACTACTACTTGCTCGTGATGGTAACTACTTCTGCAATAATATTATAATCACTACTTTCAAAATCTATTTCATGTCCTTGATTTTTTCGACCATTTTATTGTGAGATAAATCGTGAGCTATGTGTGGTGTTGGTGATGTGTGTGTTCTGTGCATAGGATCACAGGCTCTACTAATGGCATCTAGTTTGAGGGTATTTCTATAAGTGTGTTCCAACGTGCTGCTTGTGTGCTTCTGCGTgttgtttctttgattttatatgttttcttgtgtacgtgtgtgtgtgtgtgtgtgtgtgtgtgtgttagaggATATACGTTTTCAAGACCGAAAACAAGGAAGGTTTATTTAAATAATGTTCATGTAGGCGTGAGTAGAATTCTCCATACATTATTGGAAGAGCAGAAAACAATCAGAGTTATTACCATGCGTCAGAAATAAGTTGAAGGGTTATTTCTTCATACTGATTTATCTATATTGATACAACTACACTATTCAGCACTTACacacgtccaaaaaaaaaacatgagttacacacaaacacgtgtACATATCACATATAGAGATTCACATGTCTACTCATGCAAAACATTCTTACTTATCTGCTTATCTTCAGTAGTGATATAAGCATAAGCGACATTGCGGCACCTAATTCACTTAATTTCCTATTCAGCTCATTTACCACCtcacggtatttttttttctttactttcttcCCCACTTGCTTCCATCGATTTCGTTAAATTAGAACAATACAAGTCAAAATGGCAAAGTGCccatttctgtgtgtgtgtgtgtgtgtgtgtgtgtgtgtgtgtgtgtgtgtgtgtgtgtttaggagGGTATTTTTCCCGAGTATGAGGCTGCCATCACTATCAAGCACCTGCTTAAGAGGGAACACTCctgcattttttctctcttaaacTGGAAGTGTATTTTTCAGTTTTGTTCAATCTCAtggaaaaatgcagaaataagaTAAAACTAGAACTGAAAACAAACTACAATCAAAATGCTTATATGCACTGCAAGAACGAGATGTGTGAACAACTCTTCTTTTTACAATAAGTTGTCAAATTAAAAATTTGTTCAATATGACCGTTGAATATCACACTATTCTATTCAGTACAAAGACTGGACGTCAGCATTGTTTTTAACAAGAATTATGACTTTAATAGATCACAATCATTTCTTTCTTGACAAACAAACTTAAAATCTAGACCATAGCTACGCTCACAGATTAATTGTATCTATAGTAAATATCATAATCGAGGAGTTAAGTTCATGTAGACATTGGCGCTGACGAATTGTTCTGAGTAGATAGGCGTCGTAATACAGATGTCGCTTCATACTAGTAATCTGCCTGACAGATGGTGATAATTATAAAACAATTGATATGATAACATCTGCTTTATACAGCGTTCAATTGGTTAAATTACAAGGATTGTTGGAAAAAGTTGTTAAGATAAGTTTTGATCAATATAATGGTTGCACTGAAGAGACATGGCTGATatgaataaaacacacacacacacacacacacacacatacgcacacacatacacacatacatatgcaGCAGTGGGCTTAAAATCCTAAACCTGGGTGATGCAAGGTGACTTATGTAGTGACAACAAATTTTACACCGGGGGCGTAGCTgtctatataatatacatgtacgcatttatacatgtatgtgcatgtgctTCTATATTATGTGTTACGACTCTTTGAGCATTGCACACTTTCAAGTCACATAATTATCTGAGATAGCACCCAGAAATGTGTCAAAAGGCGAACTATGTGAGACGTATACACAATACTTGTTGAAACTATCATGGAGGACTCTACAACATAGGCCGTACTCCTAATTTGTATCTCTTCAAATCACGTATCACTCTCTGATGTGGTATACGGTCAAATTTATCTAAAGCGGGGGAGACCCAAGGGAGACGAatggccattatagacaggcGGTCGCTATAGACAGAGTTTTTAACCTTGCTTTTCTCGctggaggatttttttttttctgtggctgCATACAGCAGGTGGCCGCCAATGCAGGTTTGTATATGAAATACTGAATATTAGTGTATAAtataacaatacattgtacatgtaccattgTCCTCTGCAGCAGCCCATAGAACATGGTCGGTTCAATTCTGTGATGAGCAATAATGCCTCCTTCTATTTTCAGCTATATACCGTGAGATTCATAATCCTCAAATAACACCCTCCTTTAGATCCATGGCACCACCCAGGACTGTCTATTTCTCCTTTCACTCCCTCTCTGCCATAAGGGGAAAGGTAGTGTTATAGCTTCCTCTTCTTCTTGCTGTCCCAACATTAAATCCTTGACTGGGCATCATTGGCAACTTTTGGAAAACTAATGTTTATCAATCCTACGGCTATTTCATTTAATGATTGCTGTGGATTCAGTGACGACGTCAGTAACCCACAACCCTGCTCGAAAGCTCAACATTAGCCACTGATCTCTATAGGAGATATATCCTATATAGAGATCACAATTACCGCTTGATGATAGAGAGCGAGAGTAACGAACACCACGAAAGGGatagaataagccagttcggggttccactttgagcatgagcagaaaaaggtcatcagtaccggcagagcatgttggttttttattcactgagataagcatctgtgatgtaatgattattcaagtgatcattatgagtggtgcttgctagcacatccacctgacagcaaatgcGGTATTTGACagtatcaatagaaaaagattgttattcaatgcgaaataatgaaatggatgctttccaaagtgctaattgatggatcattctggtcacctggtctacgcaagttcattctttctttgaacatgactgatgaattccataaattgttacgtcgggtaagctgaaataccttctctcgcttaaaaactcgtggagtgcctaatagtagagcagataagccgaagaattgtgcaaaatttgactaaagcatgaaactttcaccattgttagtacatgctataagattaattttgagATCGGGAGGTacgtctgaattgacctctgatgacctctagaggtcaatgacctcaaaatctaagaaaattgatattttgcgtccttggttaatgataaacacagtaatgatgtactaaaacttaatatttgtcacagtgaaattgtctttatgttccacagagccctgacaggtttctacctttgacctctgatgacctccagaggtcaatgacctcaaaatgtcagaaaattgatattttgcatcattggttaatgataaaacacagtgataatgtactaaaacttaatttttgtcactgtgaaattgtctttatattccacagagccctgacaggtttctatctttgacctctgatgaccttcagaggtcaatgacctcaaaatgtcagaaaattcatattttaatgcgtcactcataactgaaacacgataattatgtactaaaaactaatttttgtaagaggaattgcctcaatgttccactgagcctttcgagtcagatttctacctgtgacctctgatgacctcagatgacctatgatgaggccaatgacctcaaaatgtcagaacattgatatttggtgcaattggttgatgacaaacatgatttagatgttatattcatttgtattacaattgaattgttttcctattccacagagcaagagaaattacttacgtgtctctacctttgacctctgaggaaggtgacaggtcaatgacctcaaaatatcagaatattgatattctatgtatagtcaatggtcaactttataatacccgatgtacaatcatttatgctataatagaagaatcttgtcattccatggaacattggtcattagcctgtgcattatatccaactttgacatctcaggacaatgagaggtcactgaggtcacatgtgtaggcttacctgtattgatgtttggcttcattggtgtaatcgtaaatgcttaatcatgtacaaatcacgcattgatgttttgatcaaagtatgtatgcatattccacagggcattggtttatagtaacaggtctctgaaatgtgagaggtcaattacttcagaaaaaaaagcttaagtttcttgagtgatggcagtgacctcaaatacaactgttatgtttgggttagttatgtagactagcaaatatggccattatctcgacactcgaggaaaacaaggcccacgagactgatatacagagtgtctaatctattcagtgtaagtctcatagatcttttcccccatttgtcggactcattatgggactggtttgcctaagtgtcaagctcatgggcaatatttgcatagttcccagctggtgggcctgtattggccggtgtaaagctggtgggttgttacagtatgactgcgatgaatgactcatggtcctggagtatacagtccacagctgcgacatcatggaccatcttgaaaacttcgacatactgtgaggcccaacatgcattccacatgaagcaatcctgtgtattgcaactagctattgccatccgagacctacccagggaatagataagcattcatggcaaactatggagaaagcggattgtgcaaaatattttggagttccaataggaggctcagctggaatcaaatcgccacagcagcttaaaaaggttatacttcaaccaaagactctctcaagacgaagatacgagtatcataaagttcaggtgttttgctactccatgccgctcaggactgtcctgcaatatgcatgcatcatctgggatccattcacccaggtgaaacatcatgaagtttggaatgatccagagaagatatgcactctttagctgcaatgaccatcatatgcaaaacaagcagtgttacagccacacttgaaaaacaaaacaaagcaaaacaaaacaaaactacaatggcaatccctgtaagaaagtacagctcaggcaaattcagcgatgatgttctgcatcaagaaccccacaatatccactccgcaggaagttgtggctctattgctgcattcttcaaaaagggcaaatgaccaaaaatgtcaggcatcatttgcaagaacacaaagtaggcctactcccaaaaaaggtggcggctactctcggccactgtctcttgtatctctttgaaacacttcaggagagagatactcaatattcagctctgttattaaagatacatatgtctctctttttgtttttgcatttgtttgttgttttttgcttcatatagctctttggataccttctttaaccaattaaggaaaggctccatggcagaatattacaagattacacagtataatgaagaagaagaagaagaagaaggagaataggaaacgagatctgctatCAATGATGCaaagccaataccaatcagttccatggcagatcttagtcggcactgcaaaggtttggatgtctctctctgttgacaaaggatattctaaagctccaagtaagtccatggggtggtttacattgtctgggcatagagggttgggttgggtatatgaggatatgatgctttgttataacaattaggtctgagatatctatttttttatgtttgttttgaccatcccgcatggatctccaacgaaaaggaatgataatgtgttagacccagccgccaccgtgttttatcaatagattttgatattacagtgtagttgagaaaaaagtaaccgctcattgtcctagatggaagtcaaaattgaactgtgtgtggaatactctgcatacaattttggacacacacacacacacacacaaaatgcattttttaaaatatagttattatttcataagcagcaggccattacaaaccaatgagaccagacatcaatattcttacattttgatgcatatctttcaatattctccagaggtcagaggatcatcgctaatgttcatgtgaaatgagtacacgccttttgaattgctcacttttatagctatagaaatacacaattatgtgcatcatgtcaatcattaaatattgtatcagtttcattttcagtcttggattattttttctatgtacaaataaaatcgtggcaaagtaaacaactttcacatcaaaatataaacgagaatactaaaaaagaaatagatgtaataacgtgcaaggcaaataccaggcctacatcatcttaaggtatacaggtgaaggaaatcacctcattgataaacaatttacttgactgggatagcgaccactgaacaatattgtttcttaaaactctctcttcttttcaacaagtggaataaaacacatgcacataccggggcattagtttggaggaggggtggggtggtggcagggatagttgacccccaccccattaaattctgagatgtggactatgttttgttgttgttagtttttgttgtttgttgttttttttttttgctttttagacagaaaactgcccaagtttttcactttaagtgtgcatcggattgttaaaatttaattctgaaatgcaaaatctcccttctgtgagagaggatatctcctttcgatagactccttccccctgcttggttccttccacagatataacatactttggggaatgataatttcccttattctatgtaaaatgtttttaagagatatttttatttgaattccaaagatgaaaaggc comes from Diadema setosum chromosome 17, eeDiaSeto1, whole genome shotgun sequence and encodes:
- the LOC140241005 gene encoding dimethylaniline monooxygenase [N-oxide-forming] 2-like, translated to MAVKRVAVIGAGVSGLVAIKSCVEDGLEPVCFEREDQVGGVWVFRDEVRTEHEESALYHALVTNSSKEMMCYSDFPFPKDCPPYIPGKQLGQYYKDYAEKFGLLQYIRFGTSVLNVEEAADYDTTGRWSVTTRGSGGESTEVFDAVMVCTGMFSQAKIPTYPGQDEFEGDILHSNDYRKSDGFEGKTVLVVGGSHSAGDVAVDTSRKSKKTYISMRNGTWVITRTGPLGWPRDLFLNRRFNFLLPEWYRRSVVEKDLATRLNSDNLGLKSTRKLFCSEVMVNDDIANRIFCGAVSAKPGIKHFTKRGVVFTDGTKIDDLDVVIYATGYNIKVPFVGTHLIADKVEELDLYMYVFPSKIKHPTFACIGFVMTIGAHAPVFELQARWATQVFKGKVPLPSQQVMATDIAMKRKFLYERYGKHIIFIPPIPYQDVIASKIGAKPNFKQLFFKDPMLALKCFFGPAVPPSYRLVGPHTWSGARDAIMNVWQNTVSGTKFRETPVGNGPEGYPLALKLMLFVALVAGLCLSVV